The Burkholderia sp. PAMC 26561 genome includes the window GGATCATCGATTACCTGACGCAACGCGGCGTGATAGAAGGTGAGGCACGAGCATTACCGCCGCTCAATCATCCCGCTACGCCGCTTGCCGGCAGCGAACAGTTCGTTGCGCCCGTGAGCGGCGTGCTGGTGCATCGTGCGGCTGTTGGCGCTTACCTGAAGGCGGGCGATCCGGTCTTCGATATCGTCGATCCGATCACCGACGAAGTCACCACGCTCACCACTAAGAACGACGGCATCTTCTATATGCGCCGTGCGATTCGTTTTGTGATCGCCGGTGCGCCGCTCGGCCGTGTGACCGGTGCAGTTCCGATCAGGACGGGCGTCCTGATCGGCGCCTGAGCCTGGGCTACTTCATCTCTGCAGCCGCGCCGCGTCCGCGCCCGCGCGCAGCGGAGATGCCTTCGCCCGCTTCGGGCGGCATGCGTGCGAACATCGGATAAGACGCCAGCACGACCAGCGCGGTCACGACAAACGCCGCAGCCAGTTGCCAACGTTGCGCGTGCGTTCCCGGCGACAGGATCATGGTGACCTGGATCGTGCCGGCGGCAACCGTGACACCCACCGCTTTCATCAGTTGCTGCGCGGTTCCTTGAAACGATGTCGCCGATGCAAGCTGACTTTTGGGGACATCGGCGAAGGCGAGCGCGCCCATGGTCGCGAAGCCGAGCGAACGCGAGAGCCCACCGAAGAGCAGCAACATGAATATGGCGGCAGCAGGCCAGCTTTGCGACATGAACGAGCACGCAACGAGCATCGCTGCAAATGAAACGCTGCCCGCGCACAAGACCGTGCGTACGGAGAAATGCCGCAATGCGGTCGATGTCATCGGCCGCATGCAAAACGACCCCAGGGCGCTTGCGAACGTGACGAGTCCGCTGGCGGACGCGCTATAACCAAAGCCGGTTTGCAGCGTGAGCGGCACGAGAAACGGCAAGGCCCCCGCGCCCGCACGAAACAGGCTGCCCGCTATGGTGGCGGCATGGAACGTCGGAATGGCGAGCAGCGAGAAATCGACAGCAGGGTCGGGCACGCGGCGGCAATGCCTGACAGCGAGCCAGAAAAGCAGTACGCCCGCAGCAATGCACGCCGGTGCTGCGAACGGCGGCAACACGTTGCGCCCGGCGCATTCGATGCCGATCATGAAGAGTGTCAGCGAACCGCCGATCATCATCATGCCGCGCAAGTCCGGAGGCACAGGACGTTCGGCCGGAGAGGCCGGCAGCAGCTTCCACGTCAGCAGGATCCCTACGATACCCACCGGCACGTTGACCCAGAAGATGCTGCGCCACGACAGCGCATCGGTCAAAAACCCGCCTAGCGGCGGTCCCATCAGCGGGCCAATGAGCGCGGGCATCGTGAGCCATGTGGTCGCCTGCAAAAGTTCCTCGCGCCTGACGCCGCGAAAGAGGATCAGGCGGCCGACGGGGACCATCATCGCGCCCCCGAGTCCTTGCACGATGCGCGCGCCGATCAGCTCGGGCAGGCTCGATGCCGCCGCGCACGCAACCGAAGACACGGTGAACAGGGCGATCGCCCACATGAAGACGCGCTTCGCGCCAAAACGGTCGGCGACCCAGCCGCTTGCGGGAATGAAGACGGTCAGTGCGACGAGATATGCCGTGATCGCGCTGCTCAAATGGACCGGGTCGACGCCGAGATCGCGTGCCATGGAAGGCAACGCCGTGGCTACGATGGTGCCGTCCATGTTCTGCATGAAGAGGGCGCTTGCGATGATCGCGGCGGTCAGGCGGAAATTGACGGGTTTCACAAGGCAGTGCGTCGTGGGTTCGATCAAATGCGTGGGACCAAAGTCTACTTGAAGCGCGCCGCAGGCTGCTTCATTACAAATGGCGTACGGCTTTGCAGAAAACACACGCTAAGGGTAATCACTATGAACTTCGCCGTTGCGCCAATTGCAGCAAGCGACGGAATAGGACTACGATGGCGCATGAAACTCAATTTCCCCAATCCCAGCCGTTCCTACGATACCTCCCGGCACTGCGTGTGCTTCTGGGGGTACGACGGCTCGCGCGAGATCTCGTTCCAGATCGGCGATGCCGCGCTCTCCAGCTTCAATCCGCAGATGGGATCGGATGAATCCGCAGTGCTTGCTGCCTTCGATCTTTATCGCGAACGCATTTTGCAGAAAGCCGAAAGCCTCTACGTTCGCGGTGCGCAGAACATCTTCAAGATCTCCTGAAGGCTCATTAAAGGTTCGCCTGCAACGCATACCTGCCGCGTATAAAATCGTGGCATGACGAAGCCTATCCCCTCGCAAAGCCACCAGCAGCCCGTCGAGCACGAGCTGCCATTGCATACGCCGAGCCTCGCGTCACTGCTTCTGGCGGCCTCGATAGCGACCATTGCGTGGCTCGCGCTCGCCGCGCAAACCGATATCACCGTTCACCGCATGCTGTCGCGAGGCCTGGGCGTATTCGACGGTATCGAACGTTTGAGCAGTTACCTGACCAACCTCACGATCTTCGCGGTCGCCATCTGTTTTTCATGCGTGGCGGCGAGGGCGGGAACGCCGGTGGGACGTTTTTTCCGCAAACCTCCGGTCGTTACAGCGGTCGTGGTTTATATCGTGTTCGTGGGGCTCGCATATAACCTCTTGCTGCGATACCTGTGGACGCCGTCGGGGTACCGGGCGGTGCTCAACGAATGCCTGCATACCGTGGTGCCGTTTTTATCGGCGATGTACTGGGTGCTGTTCGTGCCGCGTTTTCATCTGACCGTGCACAAGACGCTGCTCTGGCTGATCTATCCACTGGGCTACTTGTGCGTCACGTTATGGCGCGGCAGCACGTCGGACTTCTACCCCTACCCGTTCATTGATGTCGGCGAGCTTGGGTATCCGCATGTGCTGCTCAACGCCAGCTTGCTGGTGGTTGCGTTTCTGGTTCTGATGGCCGTGTTCATTGCGCTGAATCATCGGCGGCCACATTAAGCGCGGCTTATTCGCCTGATTTCTCTATCGCTCGCCGATACGCAGGAAGCGCTTCGATGCGCTTCACAAACGCGGTCAGGTTCGGATAGGCGTCGTCGCCGCAAAATTTCACGGCCATCTGAACGGCGAAGGACAGTTGGATATCCGCGCCGGTCAGTTCATTGCCGACAAAAAAGTCGTGACCCTCGAGCGATTTGTCGAGAAAGCCCAGGTGCCGCTTCATTTCACTCTCGATGCGCGGCTGCAGCGGCGCTGCGCCTTCACCAAGCCCGCCCGTGTAAAGCTTGAGCATGAGCGGCAGCATGGCGGAGCCTTCCGCGTAGTGCAGGAATTGCAGGTACTGGTTGAATGCATGCGTGTCCTGCGTGGGCGCGAGCCGCCCGTTGCCATGCTTGCGAATCAGGTACTCGATGATCGCGCCCGACTCGAAGATCACTTCATCGCCATCGCGAATCACCGGCGCCTTGCCCAGCGGATGGATCTTTTCCAGTTCCGGCGGTGCGAGCCGCGTCTTTGGATCGCGCTTGTACACATGCACGGTGTAGTCGAGCCCGAGTTCCTCGAGTAGCCAGGTGATGCGGCGCGAGCGTGATTCGTTCAGGTGATGGACTTCGATCATGGTTATCCTTGTGTGTTATTCGTTTGAACCCTCTTTCCCGCAAGCTACGGTCCCGGTGTTTTAGCGTCGCCAAGCTTGATCATCTGCCCATGACGCAGGACCACGAACGCATCTTCCGGCAAGCCCGCTTCCTTCACGGCCTGTTTCAACAGACGCGGCGGTTCGTCGAGCGGGTCATCGGCGAGTTCGAAGGTGCCCCAGTGAATGCCTATCGATTTCTTCGAATGGACATCTTCGTGAATCTGTACCGCTTCAAACGGGTTGACGTGCTGCGGACGCATGAACCACTCGGGCGCATAAGCGCCAATCGGAATCAGCGATAGATCAAAGCTGCCAAACCGATTGCCGATATCCTTGAAGTCCGGCGAGTATCCGGTGTCGCCGGCGAAATAAAACGAGAACGGATGCGCGTTGCCTTCGGGCGTTTTGACGACCCAGCCGCCCCAAAGGGTTTTTTGCCGGTCGCCGATGCCGCGCGCCGACCAGTGCCGGCTCGGAACGAAAAATAGGTCGAGTCCTGATGCGTGCGTCTCGTTCCACCAGTCGAGTTCCTGCACGTTGTCGATGCCCTTGTCGTGCATCCATGACTTGATGCCCATCGGCACGAGGAACAGCGGCGGGCCGCCTGCCTGTTTGTTCAATTGCTCGACGCTCGCGGTATCAAGGTGGTCGTAATGATTGTGCGAGATCAGGACGATATCGATATGCGGCAGATCAGCCAGCGCAAGTCCCGGCGGCACCTTGCGTTCCGGACCGATGAACTGGAACGGCGATGCGCGCTTTGAAAACATGGGATCGGTGATGATGTTCACGCCGTTCATCTGCAATAGTGCGGTCGCATGGCCAATCCACGTGAGCGTGGTCTCGGTCCGGTTAGCCTTGATCCAGGCAACATCCGGGTGATCCACGGGGAAGTGATAGCCATTTGCCGGCGGTTTTGGCAAGCCATTGACGAGGCGCTCCCATTGCCATTTCAAAAGTGACGCGCGGGGCAGCGGCGAGTAATTGTTCTCGTAACCGTCAGCCGTATGATGAGTCATGCTTG containing:
- a CDS encoding MBL fold metallo-hydrolase; this translates as MTHHTADGYENNYSPLPRASLLKWQWERLVNGLPKPPANGYHFPVDHPDVAWIKANRTETTLTWIGHATALLQMNGVNIITDPMFSKRASPFQFIGPERKVPPGLALADLPHIDIVLISHNHYDHLDTASVEQLNKQAGGPPLFLVPMGIKSWMHDKGIDNVQELDWWNETHASGLDLFFVPSRHWSARGIGDRQKTLWGGWVVKTPEGNAHPFSFYFAGDTGYSPDFKDIGNRFGSFDLSLIPIGAYAPEWFMRPQHVNPFEAVQIHEDVHSKKSIGIHWGTFELADDPLDEPPRLLKQAVKEAGLPEDAFVVLRHGQMIKLGDAKTPGP
- a CDS encoding Pr6Pr family membrane protein; this translates as MTKPIPSQSHQQPVEHELPLHTPSLASLLLAASIATIAWLALAAQTDITVHRMLSRGLGVFDGIERLSSYLTNLTIFAVAICFSCVAARAGTPVGRFFRKPPVVTAVVVYIVFVGLAYNLLLRYLWTPSGYRAVLNECLHTVVPFLSAMYWVLFVPRFHLTVHKTLLWLIYPLGYLCVTLWRGSTSDFYPYPFIDVGELGYPHVLLNASLLVVAFLVLMAVFIALNHRRPH
- a CDS encoding DUF1488 domain-containing protein — encoded protein: MKLNFPNPSRSYDTSRHCVCFWGYDGSREISFQIGDAALSSFNPQMGSDESAVLAAFDLYRERILQKAESLYVRGAQNIFKIS
- a CDS encoding glutathione S-transferase family protein, giving the protein MIEVHHLNESRSRRITWLLEELGLDYTVHVYKRDPKTRLAPPELEKIHPLGKAPVIRDGDEVIFESGAIIEYLIRKHGNGRLAPTQDTHAFNQYLQFLHYAEGSAMLPLMLKLYTGGLGEGAAPLQPRIESEMKRHLGFLDKSLEGHDFFVGNELTGADIQLSFAVQMAVKFCGDDAYPNLTAFVKRIEALPAYRRAIEKSGE
- a CDS encoding MFS transporter, producing MKPVNFRLTAAIIASALFMQNMDGTIVATALPSMARDLGVDPVHLSSAITAYLVALTVFIPASGWVADRFGAKRVFMWAIALFTVSSVACAAASSLPELIGARIVQGLGGAMMVPVGRLILFRGVRREELLQATTWLTMPALIGPLMGPPLGGFLTDALSWRSIFWVNVPVGIVGILLTWKLLPASPAERPVPPDLRGMMMIGGSLTLFMIGIECAGRNVLPPFAAPACIAAGVLLFWLAVRHCRRVPDPAVDFSLLAIPTFHAATIAGSLFRAGAGALPFLVPLTLQTGFGYSASASGLVTFASALGSFCMRPMTSTALRHFSVRTVLCAGSVSFAAMLVACSFMSQSWPAAAIFMLLLFGGLSRSLGFATMGALAFADVPKSQLASATSFQGTAQQLMKAVGVTVAAGTIQVTMILSPGTHAQRWQLAAAFVVTALVVLASYPMFARMPPEAGEGISAARGRGRGAAAEMK